The DNA region CAAGGCCGCATCGAAGGACGTGTACTCGACCAATAGCCTCTTGTCTTTCGGCACCCGGAACAGGACACCGCCGGTTTTGTCCTCGTCGAAGGAGCCGTCACCGAAGCGGAAGGTCCGCATCACCTGGAAGGGTTTGGGAGCCATGGGCTCTTCCTTCGCGACGGACAGTGTGTTCGTCACCAGCCAGGAGCCATGGCAATCACTCTCGTTGTCGCTGGGAACGGTCCCGAAGCTGACTCGTCCAGTTGCGGTGGGTTCCGGGTCGGCGCCAAGGCCCCCCACGGTCACCCAGCCGTCGCCCCGCTTGCCATCGAGATAGCCGTTGGTATAGACGAAGAAATTCCCTCCGCCCAGGTTGCCCTTGTCTCCAGTCACCCCCACCAGCTCCATCAGATCCAGAATCGGCGCGAGGTTCTGCGGAACGAAGCGGCCGATGGCCCCGGTGTCGATGCCGGCATGCTCCCAGAGCTCGCGCAGCTCCTCGCTGGTGGCGAGCCGGAAGCCCTCGAACAGGCCTCCGGCTTGGAGCTCCGCCTCGATCCCGTCGTAGGAGTATGTCGTGGACAGGGGAACGTCGAGCCAATAGAGCCCGGAGATTGGGTCCAAGGTAGCGGTATCTGGACCGAACGGACTGGGCACAGCTTGTAGGTCTGGTTCCATCGCCCAGCCGGGAAGGGCCCAAAGCACAATCACCGCGAGAGACAGAGAATTTCTCTGAATACGCATCATGACCTCCTTGAGGACCTGCATCCTCGATCGTTGTTCTTTGAGGGGCAATCCGACTTCAGGACGAAGGCCTGGTCAGTCCTTCGCAGGCCACGGCTTCGATGTCCGCCAGGGCAACGTTGGTGAGCTCCCGGACCGGTGGCTGATGCTCTACGACCGTCCGCAGAGCGAGACAGACGGTAGCCCACTCCTGGGTGAACTCGTAGTGGGTCGCCCTGTCCGACGACGGCACCGCCACGTTCTCCGCATCGGGCGCGTGATTCCAGGCCAGCCCTCGCCCCAGACAGTCCACCGGTGGCCAGGCACCGCCCACGATCTCGTCCTCGCGCTCAGCGGCGAAGAGGTTGACGTAGAGCACTCCCTGATCGGCACTCTCACCCAAGGAGCGGCTGAACGGCGCTTCCTTTGGCCAGGCGAATCCCGCCTCACAACTCTCCCCGAAGCTGTGGCCGTTGAGCTGTTCCAGGAAGCTGGCCCCATCGGAGATCCAGAAAGCCGGAGGCTGGCAGCTGCCGCAGGGGGCGCAGGGGGCGCAGGGGGCGTCAGCGTCCTCCGGGACGACCGCTGTCCGCCCACCGCACAACTCTCGGCGGACCCGGTCCAGCTGATACCGCCCGCCGCACGCCCACTGATTCCAGATCCCGTGGTTGGGGGCCGCAAGAGTCACCAGCTCAGAAACCGTGAGATCGCCTTCCCGCTCCTCCCCCATGTGATGCTTGATGTAATAGCGACTGCTCAGAGTTCCCTGGCTGAACGCGATGATGGCGACCCACTCGACCCCCTCATACTCCGGGCGGTTCAGGATCCCCACCTGTTCCTCGCCGTGGCTGTCTATGCCGCCCTCGATGAAGACCCGCAGATCTACGGCATCATCTTCGATGCTGCGCTCTCGGTTGTCCCCGTTGCCCGGTCCATGGAGCGGCAAGTCCAGATAGAAGGGATCGATGGGCAGCTGAGGGTTGGCGGCGAGCACCCTCGAGAAGGACACTCCATCGGAGCCCGGGGCTTTCCAGGCTTCTTCACTACCCCGCGTGTGTCCGTGGATGAACACCACCGGAATCCGCGGGGACCCGTAGCGACAGACCGAGTAGATCGGGAACTCCTGACCGCCGACGGAGAAGCTGGTGATCTCGCCCTCGACGGTGAGAATTCCCCCGTCGCCTTCTCGGACTCCCCGCGGATAGGTTTCCAAGGAGGTGAAGCTCACCTCCGCTCCGCCGATCTCCTCCCCGGCGAGATCCCGCAGCCGGGGGGCGAGGCGGCGCTCGCCGTTGACCTCCAGATTGGTGCCGCCGCCGTGGTTCAGATAGGACACCTCGACCCGGTCGACGAGTCCGCCGAAATCGAAGCGGAGGTTGGTGTGGGCGGCCTGCAGCCGTCCCCGGGAGTCCAGCACGGCAGCCTTGCCCGCGGTGGAGGCTCCGCCCCGGTAGTAGAACGGCTCCACCGTGATCTCCACGCCCTCGACGGTGAACGACTCACCGATGGCATAGCGGCTCCTCACAGGAACCTCTCCAAAGCTCAAGCAGAGAGGCTGCTCCGAAGGCCGCTGGCGGTCCCACTCCACTGCACCTGGTGAATGGCCTCCTTGGAAGACGGGAGGTTGGTTGAGAGAGCATGCTGCGAGCAGGATCAGCGCCCACAGGATAAAAGCGTGACGCATGTTGAGACTCCTTTCTCCGTCTCCCTCGCCGGAGCAGCGAAGCTCTCCAGCGGAAGCTCCTGGCAGGATTCCTCCGCGGGCTGGCCCTCCCGATCCCAATCATGAGAATGAAAGTCTCAATTCATTTCTACCAACTCCATGCAAATGAAGGAATACCCCAACAGTCGGCCGGGGACCACCCATCCAGGCGGGCTCTCGCGAGGTGATGCCCGGCCGACAAGAATTGTTCTAGAGGAGACGAGAACGGGCTAGGAACCGGTGCGCCGGATAGCCTGAACGATCTCGTCGAGTTGCTGCAAGAACTGCGAGCGCCCCCGTTTGGTCAGCGGCTTGGGACCGCCGGTGATCTCGCCGGCGCTACGCAGGTCGGTGAGCAGATCCCGCACAGCCAACGCCTCACCGACATTCTCTTCGGTAAACGGCTTGCCCGTCGGACCCAGCACCCGGGCGCCGGCCTCGACGCAGCGGCTCGCCAGCGGAATGTCCGCGGTGATCACCACATCCCCCACCCCCACCCGCTCCGCGATCCAATCGTCCGCCGCATCCAACCCATCCTCCACCACCTGCAACGAGATCTTCGGATCGAGAGGAATCCGCATCCAAGAATTCGCCACCAGCGTGACCTCCAACCCATAGCGCCCAGCCACCCGATACACCTCGGGCTTGACCGGGCAGGCGTCAGCGTCTACGTAGATGTGCGGCATGGGGCCTCCTGGAGATGCTGGGGAACCAACGAATTTCCGGCCGAGCTTACCCGACCCCCAGTCCCTCGGCACGCCGCCCCCCACCGGTTTGTTCCCGGCCACTCCTGGGCTATACTTCGCGCTCTGAGAAATCAGCTCCGGGGCGTTAGCTCAGTTGGTAGAGCTGCTGACTTTTAATCAGTAGGTCGGGGGTTCGAGACCCTCACGCCCCACCAGCTTAAATCCCCTCAAATCAATAACTTGAAGTCTTCGCTTGACTAGCGAACCCTCCGCTGAGACCCGATTTGGGTTCAATTTGGGTTCAGTGTGCGCGAGCTTGCCCTGAATGCGGCGTTTTGCGGCGCCGGAGCTCTCTCCCCTTCTGCTCGTGAAGTGCTGGTGAGGCGGCGCTGTACCCGTTGGGCTCAGCGCGCTGTGGGATTCTTCAGTCGACCCTGAAATCTTCGAGGCTGGCGCCGGCTTCGAGGGCTTCGCGCAGCCAGCGCGCCATGCTGCCGCGGCCGGCCCAGGTCTCGCCGGTCTCGGGGTGGCGGTATTTGGGCTTGGCCCTGGGCCGGAGGGGCGGGATCATCCCGGCCTCGCCGCGGATCCACCGGCGCACCGACTGATAGCGGGGCGCCTCGCCGAGGACGATGTGATCCCAGACCTCGATCTGGAGAGGCTTCGCCGCCTCCTCGAGCTTGCGGGTCGCCTCGATGTCGGCCAGGCTGGGATGGGGATTGCCGGAGGGGTGGTTGTGGAAGAGCACCACCACCGAGGCATGGGCCAGGAGCGCCGCCACCAGCACGGCCCGCGGCTCGAAGAGCGAGCGCACCAGGGTGCCGCGGTAGAGGATGCTGTAGCCGGCGGGCCGGAAGCGGTGGTCCAGGAAGAGCGCGCCGACGGTCTCGAAGGGCTCCGCCTCGAGGATCGAGTGCAACAGCGGCACCGTCTCCGACGCGTTGTGGTAGCGCTCCTCCAGCCCTTCGAGGTCCGGGAGCTCGCCGGGTTCGAGGCGCAGGCGATAGCGGGTAAAGGTAGAATCCTGGCTAGCGTCCATGGGAGCTACAGTCTCCTGTGGTCGTAGGTCCGGCGGGGTGTTCCAGCACCCCGTCGGGCCGCTTAGTAGAGCCAAGGCTTGGTAGAGCCAAGGCCTCGGAAGGTTTTCGACGAGTTCTCGCGGCCTGTTGCTCCCCCACTCTACCTCGCGACCGCCGCAGCTCGTCAAATCTCTCTTGCCTCGCGAGGTGCAGAGCATCTCGCTGCGAACTGGCCATCGAACCTCATCTTTTCGCTCTCAGCTCGAAATTACTTGGTTCACGCAAAGAGCCATCCGAAGGCGGCCGAGCCCCGGGAGGGGGTTAGGAATCCGCCGCCGAGGCCGACGATGACCGGCGGCGGCCAGTGCTGTGCGGGAAGGCTCTCCGGCGAAAGCCCCTACCAGGCGAGGCTGTGGATCTTGTCGACGCGCTCGTGGGGCGCGATCTCGCTGAGGTAGCTGGCGGTGGTGTTGAGGTCGGAGTGCCCGAGGGTGAGCTGGATCTCCCGCACGTTGACGCCGCGGCGCAGGAGGTGGTGGGCGTGGCTGTGGCGCAGCCCGTGAGGATGCACCCGCTTGTCGATGCCGGCGCGCTCCGCCAGCCGGTTCAAGGCGGTCCGCACCTGCTGCGGCCAGAG from Acidobacteriota bacterium includes:
- a CDS encoding YaiI/YqxD family protein; its protein translation is MPHIYVDADACPVKPEVYRVAGRYGLEVTLVANSWMRIPLDPKISLQVVEDGLDAADDWIAERVGVGDVVITADIPLASRCVEAGARVLGPTGKPFTEENVGEALAVRDLLTDLRSAGEITGGPKPLTKRGRSQFLQQLDEIVQAIRRTGS
- a CDS encoding JAB domain-containing protein, with the translated sequence MDASQDSTFTRYRLRLEPGELPDLEGLEERYHNASETVPLLHSILEAEPFETVGALFLDHRFRPAGYSILYRGTLVRSLFEPRAVLVAALLAHASVVVLFHNHPSGNPHPSLADIEATRKLEEAAKPLQIEVWDHIVLGEAPRYQSVRRWIRGEAGMIPPLRPRAKPKYRHPETGETWAGRGSMARWLREALEAGASLEDFRVD